A segment of the Uranotaenia lowii strain MFRU-FL unplaced genomic scaffold, ASM2978415v1 HiC_scaffold_671, whole genome shotgun sequence genome:
CTAAAGTTTCTGTGGCAATCGACGAACAACAACGAGGCTGCCTTCGAGATTGgtcgatttttttccaactttcgTCGATTTATTCGTCACAGTTCTTCCCAGGTGGCGCAGTTTAAATAATCGAATATTCTGTTTTACCCAAATATGCGAACGGTTGGAATAATACTGaggctttaaaaaatatgttcgtTCAGCGCTTGTTGGCgaaggtttattttttaaaaactgtattaTACCGACATTCATGTTCAGGGGGTACAGGTACAATCCAATTTAATTTACCTATAGTGATACAGTGCCTCAAGCGATGgtagaaaagaaaaatattcaaagataTCACAGGCCGTATACGGAGAGAAATAATTAGCACTTTTTGTATAcataatattcacaaaaaatctaCCTGATTTTAATTCGATGAAAATtcgtacatacatacataaataaatatatatatatatatatatatttagaATACCCGCAAAGCATTTCTTTCTATCAATAAAAATCGTACACAGTTTCTTAATATATTAATTCTGAGCGCACGATACCATTTTTATGCATTAAACCATTAAACTGTATAAGCGTGTAATCTGCAAAAGATTGCTTTTAGCAGAGGAACGCTACTGCCACCTAGCTAAGTTACGCAAAATCATTGCAAGGCATTCCACTCGATTTCAAAGTTCGTTTATAAATGTAGGCTATATATAGCCTAAAGGCTTGGctctaaattgaattttgagcTAAGTTCTATGGTTTACTATTCTTTCATGAAATTATTCTGTCTTTCCTgtttgcataaaatttaaaaaaaaaaaatagttttacgaATTTGTCCGTAGGTATTAAAATTGGTGCTGCTAGCGCGAATTTTTGGCGTCGTCTCAGACAACATTCGCGAAACATTTTGCTTGCATTGAAAAAATACgtaaatttcgaatttcaagCATAACGCGCTTATTTTGGTTGTGATCGATGTTATGAGGTGATGTTTCAGCACAAGGTTATAAAGGTAATAACTAAAAGTAAGGGTCTGAtctcttaaaaaaaagacaaaaagcaTTAAcccttcttgatttttttagtaTAACAATGAGCAACAATCACATAACATCCGTACAGGAACGGCTCCAGCTGAAGCGTGTCCCGTTGGATAAATGGTCCACCAAGGAGAAACTATGTTTGGCCTCAGCTGTGGCATGCAGTGGAGATCAAAACTGGATGTCGGTGAGCAGGGCTTTAAAAATGCTCTGCGGTACTAACCGGCCGGCAGATTGGTTTTCGCAAAAATCTTGTGCAGCCCAATACGGAAAACTGCTGGAAAATGTGGAAACACCCAAAAGGAAAAAGCGAACCGCTTCCGAAAGAGAAGGTGTTTCGGCAGTTGAAACGCCGGGAGAATCAATTTTGAGGAAATTGACCCAGGAACGAGTAATtgaattaaagaaaataattcaaGAGGAAGCTCAACAGTACACCAAAGTTAAGGAGGACATAATTCTTATTCAAAGTGGTGTCACGGATGAAAAGAAGCTCCGCGAGATGTGGAAGCAAATCGAAATGGAAAAGGCTCAGAAGGAAAAGGAACAAATATTACACGCCCAATGGCTGAAAGAAAGAGAAGAGAAGAAACTTGAATTGGAACGTCAATGGAGACCACTTTTTCCAAACTCTCCAAATCCAGCCAAAGGAACGGGACTGACACCTGGGgctataattaaaatcaaagaaGATACAGATGACGATAGTCAAAGTTCATGTAAATCTGGAACATCCCCGCTATTGACTTCTTTACTGAAAAGTCCTACGGCAAATCCATCGAACAGCCCAAATTTAACGGGTTCCAGCGGAAAAGCAGCTTCTTCACCTACGATAACGAACTTACTTACAGGTGGTAACAGTGCCTTGATGACCATTCAAGGTAAAAATTTGTTCCCTTCTCCAACTAAGAATACTCCAGCATTGAGCCAACAGTTGTCGGATGCTAGTCCGAGCAGCTCAAAACTTCAGGACGTAGGATCGCTTCCCGAAGAATCAGTCCCGAAACGAGCTAATGACATTCTTAGCCAAGGCGAACAACAGGCTGGTCCAATTGCTTCGATTTCAAGTCAGAGCAAGGAAGAGGAGATGGAAATCGATACGGACAATGTTGATCCAGCTAAAGATCTGATGGCTGTTTTTCAGGTAACTCATGTTTTTAATAATCTCAGCTTGAAGAAAATTCATTACCGGTAATTATATACTAGGAAGAATTCTCAACAAACACATTTGATATTTTCTCAGGAACTCATGCCAGAAGAATTGGACGAGATTCTCAACGAAGATAATGCAATGATCCTTGAGGATGAAATCTTAGAAAATGTTGTCGATTCGATAATGGAGGAAGCGGAATCAATGAAAGATAAAATCAATGTTCTGAGTGATGAAACACTTACAGAAAGTGTTGTAGAACCAGCTTCATCAGCAACCATTGGACAAGAAGAGCAATCAAACCCGGATAGGACCGGTTCAAAAAACGAGGAAACTATTCCTGAGAACGCGAAGGGTATATATCTGAAATCGGTAGAAACAACATCATTGTCTCCTAAACGACAGTCTGATTCGGTTGATAGTGAGCAGCAATCAATACAAAACGAAGATATCATTCAACCAAAAGAAGATGAGGGTGAAAAGGCTTTTTCCGATGGCTCAGATAAACCGGACGCTACTCAGGAAGGGGAGTCGAGTTTGCAGTCTTTAGTTGACAGAGTGGAAGATTCGAAAGAGTGTGAAGTTATTCGTATAGAAGGTAGCAGTTCTAATTCACCAATAACGAATCTCCCGACAGAGGAGAACAAAACGGTTGAAGAAAATTTGGTTGTTATGTCTGACCTTATCAAGGAAGACGATAGTCCTTGCgatttgaaaactgaaactgaaaccgA
Coding sequences within it:
- the LOC129760589 gene encoding bromodomain-containing protein 8, with translation MSNNHITSVQERLQLKRVPLDKWSTKEKLCLASAVACSGDQNWMSVSRALKMLCGTNRPADWFSQKSCAAQYGKLLENVETPKRKKRTASEREGVSAVETPGESILRKLTQERVIELKKIIQEEAQQYTKVKEDIILIQSGVTDEKKLREMWKQIEMEKAQKEKEQILHAQWLKEREEKKLELERQWRPLFPNSPNPAKGTGLTPGAIIKIKEDTDDDSQSSCKSGTSPLLTSLLKSPTANPSNSPNLTGSSGKAASSPTITNLLTGGNSALMTIQGKNLFPSPTKNTPALSQQLSDASPSSSKLQDVGSLPEESVPKRANDILSQGEQQAGPIASISSQSKEEEMEIDTDNVDPAKDLMAVFQELMPEELDEILNEDNAMILEDEILENVVDSIMEEAESMKDKINVLSDETLTESVVEPASSATIGQEEQSNPDRTGSKNEETIPENAKGIYLKSVETTSLSPKRQSDSVDSEQQSIQNEDIIQPKEDEGEKAFSDGSDKPDATQEGESSLQSLVDRVEDSKECEVIRIEGSSSNSPITNLPTEENKTVEENLVVMSDLIKEDDSPCDLKTETETETEDSEDKPLAHLETTPTDAHKREFKTEDDMDEKRENAEVPVDESSNSSHIIESKSKEEIDSNISEAEAARAKKEAFEKLAAEYDFKDEEEPIVPLSIQKSKEEKHVPEEDVSMEVQANFEEPVEQKDSVQKHPEESIAIAITDTDDDSLIEMKISKTKRDYSRRRPTEETAKSKEDSSQVLKSEENEGRSLRKLRDRDRSESPFVLLDDDVSDKMKRSYSSTPVIDSIPSSPVSSEDREYRTWKKSILNVHSKICSLRYASGFTKPLPEEHISELIYRPMDLSIIKKNIENGTIRSTAEYQRELMLICTNAVMLNRVDICSPTAARVLLNESTTLIEASLQDVITRQHQQLLPAVIKPAVSTPMREKEIETRSTPAVLTVPTATAGSSVNKRSSRSSKSTNTRSSTSGSRI